A genomic segment from Hypanus sabinus isolate sHypSab1 chromosome 8, sHypSab1.hap1, whole genome shotgun sequence encodes:
- the LOC132397659 gene encoding cysteinyl leukotriene receptor 1-like: MAILSRRKCGLSKVVTHYLVAIVAADLLVVFLDLIFRQIPVVYRNYFSFLFSLRMCNIQAAMIYAATDCSVWFTVAFTFDRCVAICYQTMRTKYCNEKMAAVVLGTVTAVSCSKNIFWCFILTDMYFLVDNPRFCLSRNGVSRTPIWGIIAILHYLLTPVVPFVLVLILNAVTIRPVLVANRARKRLRGPSTGKNPRDPEMESRRKSLILLLAISGNFISIWTLFTVNFIWVKLIQLLRGTEFPPYSMQEVAYMLQLLSCCTNTALYAMTQTLFTEQLKVVVKYPLTLIIKHTQFRRGPNNPLPRSD, encoded by the coding sequence ATGGCGATTCTATCCCGGAGgaagtgcggactctccaaagTTGTCACTCACTACCTGGTTGCCATAGTAGCGGCAGATCTTCTGGTCGTTTTTCTCGACCTGATTTTCAGGCAGATTCCGGTTGTTTATAGGAATTACTTCAGTTTCCTGTTTTCGCTGCGCATGTGTAACATCCAGGCGGCCATGATTTACGCAGCCACCGACTGTTCAGTTTGGTTTACCGTcgctttcacatttgatcgatgtGTGGCCATTTGTTACCAGACAATGAGGACTAAATACTGCAATGAGAAAATGGCGGCAGTTGTGCTGGGGACAGTGACCGCTGTGAGCTGTTCAAAGAATATTTTCTGGTGTTTTATTCTCACTGATATGTATTTTCTTGTTGATAACCCCAGATTTTGCTTATCAAGAAATGGTGTTTCGCGTACTCCAATCTGGGGAATCATTGCTATCCTCCATTACCTGCTGACCCCTGTGGTCCCGTTTGTCCTGGTACTGATACTCAATGCAGTGACCATCAGACCCGTTTTGGTGGCCAACAGAGCACGCAAAAGACTCCGAGGTCCCAGCACTGGGAAAAATCCCAGAGACCCAGAAATGGAGAGCCGCAGAAAATCGCTCATCCTATTGCTGGCAATTTCGGGGAACTTCATTTCAATATGGACATTGTTTACAGTAAATTTTATATGGGTGAAACTGATTCAGCTGTTGCGGGGGACAGAATTTCCACCTTATTCAATGCAGGAGGTGGCTTACATGCTGCAGCTCCTTAGCTGCTGCACGAATACGGCTCTTTACGCTATGACCCAGACGCTCTTTACGGAGCAGCTGAAAGTTGTTGTGAAATATCCTCTCACTCTCATTATAAAACACACCCAGTTCCGACGAGGGCCAAACAATCCACTGCCTCGTTCTGACTAA